Proteins from one Coregonus clupeaformis isolate EN_2021a chromosome 29, ASM2061545v1, whole genome shotgun sequence genomic window:
- the LOC121544339 gene encoding eukaryotic translation initiation factor 4E-like isoform X1, whose amino-acid sequence MNDARKILSAATVLKPEINLNPQHAEEGTEAETGQEIVSPESYIKHPLQNKWSLWFFKNDKTKTWQANLRLISTFDTVEDFWALYNHIQLSSNLISGCDYSLFKDGIEPMWEDERNKRGGRWLITLSKQQRRQDLDRFWLETLLCLVGETFDDYSDEVCGAVVNIRSKGDKIAIWTADFDNREAITHIGRVYKERLGIPMKMTIGYQSHSDTSTKSGSTTKNKFVV is encoded by the exons ATGAACGACGCCAGAAAAATACTGTCAGCTGCAACTGTGTTGAAACCG GAGATCAATTTAAATCCCCAACATGCTGAAGAAGGAACAGAAGCAGAGACTGGTCAGGAGATAGTGAGCCCCGAGAGCTATATCAAACACCCCCTCCAGAACAA ATGGTCTCTCTGGTTCTTCAAAAATGATAAGACCAAAACATGGCAGGCAAATCTCCGTCTCATCTCCACATTTGACACTGTTGAAGATTTCTGGGC TCTCTATAATCATATTCAGTTGTCAAGCAATCTGATATCTGGATGCGACTACTCCCTCTTTAAG GATGGCATTGAACCCATGTGGGAGGATGAGCGGAACAAGCGTGGAGGGCGCTGGCTGATCACTCTCAGCAAGCAGCAGAGGAGACAAGACCTGGACCGCTTCTGGCTAGAAACC CTTCTCTGCCTTGTTGGGGAGACTTTTGATGACTATAGTGACGAAGTGTGCGGAGCAGTAGTCAATATTCGCTCGAAAGGAGACAAAATCGCCATCTGGACGGCAGACTTTGACAACAGGGAAGCCATAACACACATTGG GAGAGTGTATAAGGAGCGCTTGGGAATCCCCATGAAGATGACCATTGGCTACCAGTCCCACTCTGACACTTCCACCAAGAGCGGCTCCACCACCAAAAACAAGTTTGTGGTCTGA
- the LOC121544339 gene encoding eukaryotic translation initiation factor 4E-like isoform X2: MATAEPEINLNPQHAEEGTEAETGQEIVSPESYIKHPLQNKWSLWFFKNDKTKTWQANLRLISTFDTVEDFWALYNHIQLSSNLISGCDYSLFKDGIEPMWEDERNKRGGRWLITLSKQQRRQDLDRFWLETLLCLVGETFDDYSDEVCGAVVNIRSKGDKIAIWTADFDNREAITHIGRVYKERLGIPMKMTIGYQSHSDTSTKSGSTTKNKFVV; encoded by the exons ATGGCGACCGCGGAACCG GAGATCAATTTAAATCCCCAACATGCTGAAGAAGGAACAGAAGCAGAGACTGGTCAGGAGATAGTGAGCCCCGAGAGCTATATCAAACACCCCCTCCAGAACAA ATGGTCTCTCTGGTTCTTCAAAAATGATAAGACCAAAACATGGCAGGCAAATCTCCGTCTCATCTCCACATTTGACACTGTTGAAGATTTCTGGGC TCTCTATAATCATATTCAGTTGTCAAGCAATCTGATATCTGGATGCGACTACTCCCTCTTTAAG GATGGCATTGAACCCATGTGGGAGGATGAGCGGAACAAGCGTGGAGGGCGCTGGCTGATCACTCTCAGCAAGCAGCAGAGGAGACAAGACCTGGACCGCTTCTGGCTAGAAACC CTTCTCTGCCTTGTTGGGGAGACTTTTGATGACTATAGTGACGAAGTGTGCGGAGCAGTAGTCAATATTCGCTCGAAAGGAGACAAAATCGCCATCTGGACGGCAGACTTTGACAACAGGGAAGCCATAACACACATTGG GAGAGTGTATAAGGAGCGCTTGGGAATCCCCATGAAGATGACCATTGGCTACCAGTCCCACTCTGACACTTCCACCAAGAGCGGCTCCACCACCAAAAACAAGTTTGTGGTCTGA